A part of Microbulbifer salipaludis genomic DNA contains:
- a CDS encoding UbiH/UbiF/VisC/COQ6 family ubiquinone biosynthesis hydroxylase: MNRQRMDVTIVGGGMVGMAQAALLAVRHPQMRISLLEASNTDPQVHEDRYDARVVALTEASRKLLEEVGAWQLFAGKRECPYTQMRVWDAEGTGSVWFDCRDVKLPNLGHIVENSVILAALRERIAELSNIDLVTGFKLESWWRDCGLWHLQARSPERDVVEGLDNQSPVLTTRLLIGADGARSRVRDLLRIRTRDVEYQQTALVCVARCEKPHQSTAWQRFLDTGPLAFLPLAGLGDDRHCAVVWSADDSLARELVMLDDKAFALNLEKAFESRLGAIESVSERFSFALRARHAESYFGPGAVLIGDAAHNIHPLAGQGVNLGFMDVLVLSEEIDRALKRDISPAHASVLTRYQRRRRGENAATLKAMSTFKSLFGAGDLHWRWLRNTGLSMVDASPLLKKRIIMRAMSV; the protein is encoded by the coding sequence ATGAACAGACAGCGAATGGACGTGACCATCGTCGGCGGTGGCATGGTGGGGATGGCACAGGCGGCTTTGCTGGCGGTGCGACACCCACAGATGCGTATTTCGCTGCTGGAGGCATCGAACACGGACCCGCAGGTTCACGAGGATCGCTACGATGCGCGGGTGGTGGCGCTTACCGAAGCGTCGCGCAAGCTGTTGGAGGAGGTGGGTGCCTGGCAGCTGTTCGCCGGCAAGCGCGAATGCCCGTACACCCAGATGCGGGTGTGGGACGCGGAAGGCACCGGCTCCGTGTGGTTTGATTGCCGCGATGTGAAATTGCCCAACCTCGGGCATATCGTGGAAAACAGTGTGATTCTCGCCGCCCTGCGCGAGCGTATCGCAGAATTAAGCAACATCGACCTGGTGACCGGCTTCAAGCTGGAGAGCTGGTGGCGGGATTGTGGCCTGTGGCATCTGCAGGCGCGGAGCCCGGAGCGGGATGTGGTCGAGGGGCTGGATAACCAGTCCCCGGTACTGACCACCCGCCTGTTGATCGGTGCCGATGGCGCGCGCTCGCGGGTGCGCGATCTGCTGCGTATCCGCACTCGCGATGTGGAGTATCAACAAACCGCGCTGGTGTGTGTGGCGCGCTGTGAGAAACCGCATCAGTCGACGGCCTGGCAGCGCTTTCTGGACACCGGCCCATTGGCGTTTCTGCCGCTCGCCGGGCTGGGGGATGATCGCCACTGCGCCGTGGTCTGGTCCGCAGACGACAGCCTGGCGCGCGAGCTGGTGATGCTCGATGACAAGGCGTTTGCCCTTAATCTGGAGAAGGCCTTTGAAAGCCGCCTCGGCGCCATCGAGTCGGTCAGCGAGCGGTTTTCGTTCGCGTTGCGGGCGCGTCATGCGGAATCGTATTTTGGCCCCGGTGCTGTGTTGATTGGCGATGCGGCTCACAATATTCATCCGCTCGCGGGACAAGGGGTGAACCTTGGGTTTATGGATGTGCTGGTGCTGAGTGAGGAAATTGACCGCGCACTGAAGCGGGATATTTCTCCGGCGCATGCCTCCGTACTTACTCGATATCAGCGTCGTCGCCGCGGCGAAAATGCGGCGACCCTCAAGGCCATGAGCACGTTCAAATCCCTGTTTGGCGCTGGTGATCTGCACTGGCGCTGGCTGCGTAATACCGGGCTGAGCATGGTGGACGCGAGCCCACTGCTCAAAAAACGCATCATCATGCGCGCCATGTCGGTGTGA
- a CDS encoding rhomboid family intramembrane serine protease produces MSHWITICEFPLSKDLSAVADFIQRHQLPLRISEENNHQCVASLAPQLVEPMGQLLARWQAGEVDLAQIQVHTYDEAAPAGESAAGEDAQGAGENTGEAPASNTQGEAPVSVIPQWSLRQTPVSLVLIALCFIGWLMLRQGWAEPLVIFPQGAGDFGAAQSSLAWHLSRGEFWRLWTPAIVHFSLPHALFNALGVWIVGRSLEARAGSGWFALLVLLSAPVSNLTQYYWAPQNLFGGMSGVVYALIGAAFVIQRWQPQWRDVPPSLIWIALVWLLVCMAGIVDYFIPGGIANAAHIGGFAAGLLLALVFCLGGGARRYFSATDARRDNDTANNRQEF; encoded by the coding sequence TTGAGTCACTGGATCACCATTTGTGAATTTCCCCTGAGCAAAGACCTGTCTGCGGTGGCGGACTTTATTCAGCGGCACCAGCTGCCCCTGCGTATCAGCGAGGAAAACAATCACCAGTGTGTGGCGAGCCTGGCCCCGCAACTGGTGGAACCCATGGGACAGTTGCTGGCGCGCTGGCAGGCGGGAGAAGTCGATCTCGCGCAGATCCAGGTGCATACCTACGATGAAGCGGCTCCCGCGGGGGAGTCGGCTGCAGGCGAGGATGCGCAGGGCGCGGGAGAGAACACCGGGGAGGCGCCGGCATCGAATACGCAGGGCGAGGCGCCCGTGTCGGTGATTCCGCAGTGGTCGCTGCGGCAGACACCCGTCAGTTTGGTGTTAATCGCGTTGTGTTTTATCGGCTGGTTGATGTTGCGCCAGGGTTGGGCGGAGCCGCTGGTTATTTTCCCGCAGGGCGCCGGTGACTTTGGTGCGGCGCAATCGTCCCTTGCCTGGCATTTGTCGCGGGGGGAATTCTGGCGTTTGTGGACCCCGGCTATCGTGCATTTTTCACTGCCCCACGCGCTGTTTAACGCGCTCGGGGTGTGGATTGTGGGGCGTTCGCTGGAGGCCCGTGCCGGCAGCGGGTGGTTTGCCCTGCTGGTTCTACTGAGTGCGCCCGTTTCTAACCTGACCCAGTATTACTGGGCGCCGCAGAATTTGTTTGGCGGCATGTCCGGGGTGGTGTACGCGCTGATCGGCGCTGCGTTTGTTATTCAGCGCTGGCAGCCGCAGTGGCGCGATGTGCCGCCGTCACTGATTTGGATCGCGCTGGTATGGTTGCTGGTCTGCATGGCGGGTATCGTCGATTACTTCATTCCCGGTGGCATCGCCAATGCCGCGCATATCGGCGGCTTTGCCGCTGGCCTGCTGCTCGCCCTTGTGTTCTGTCTGGGCGGTGGTGCTCGCCGCTATTTTTCCGCTACCGATGCGCGTCGTGACAACGACACAGCCAACAATCGACAAGAATTCTGA
- a CDS encoding hemolysin family protein: MLLLITYVLIALGFSFLCSIAEAVILSVTRPYVSLLEREGHRSGRVLRTLKEDINAPLAAILTLNTVAHTVGAAGAGAQAAAVFGNQYLGIASAVLTLLILVFSEIIPKTLGAVYWRQLAPATAYVLRYLVIVLKPFVWLSERLTRGLAHGPTLTGFSREEFAVMAQIGEAEGQLERHESSILHNLFFTLRDHTVREVMTPRTVVFSLSQDMTVADAYEQVEKSRFSRIPVYEQDDPDLVVGFVLKQDLLQAYARGEVEDTLRSLRRDLLMLPETAAIYQVFHKMLARRVQITAVVDEYGSLEGLVTLEDILETLLGEEIVDEADKTPDRQALAKRLWRWRSKRYGLLVDEMAQREQEGEDPEDLLREEIRRQLDEDEAASPTSDAEAGSTNKNARGRDEQ; this comes from the coding sequence ATGCTGCTACTGATTACTTATGTGCTGATTGCCCTCGGGTTCTCTTTTCTGTGTTCGATTGCCGAGGCGGTTATCCTCAGTGTTACGCGCCCCTATGTGAGCCTGCTGGAGCGGGAGGGACACCGGTCCGGGCGTGTATTGCGCACGCTGAAAGAGGATATCAATGCGCCGCTGGCGGCGATCCTCACACTGAATACCGTCGCCCATACGGTGGGTGCCGCCGGTGCCGGCGCGCAGGCCGCGGCCGTATTCGGCAATCAATATCTGGGCATTGCCTCGGCGGTGCTTACCCTGCTGATTCTGGTGTTTTCCGAAATTATTCCGAAGACATTGGGTGCGGTGTACTGGCGGCAGCTGGCACCGGCCACCGCGTATGTACTGCGCTACCTGGTGATTGTGCTGAAGCCGTTTGTGTGGCTTTCCGAGCGGTTGACACGCGGGCTCGCCCACGGACCCACACTGACGGGATTCAGCCGCGAAGAGTTTGCGGTGATGGCGCAAATCGGCGAGGCCGAAGGTCAGCTGGAGCGACACGAGTCCAGTATTCTGCACAACCTGTTTTTTACCCTGCGCGATCATACGGTGCGCGAGGTGATGACACCGCGCACTGTGGTTTTTTCCCTGTCACAGGATATGACCGTGGCGGATGCCTATGAGCAGGTGGAGAAAAGTCGTTTCTCACGTATCCCGGTGTACGAGCAGGACGACCCGGATCTGGTGGTGGGCTTTGTACTGAAGCAAGACCTGTTGCAGGCCTATGCCCGCGGTGAAGTCGAGGACACCCTGCGCAGCCTGCGCCGGGATCTGCTGATGCTGCCGGAAACCGCCGCCATCTATCAGGTGTTTCACAAAATGCTCGCCAGGCGCGTGCAGATCACCGCCGTGGTAGACGAGTACGGCAGCCTCGAAGGCCTGGTGACTCTCGAAGATATTCTGGAAACCCTACTGGGCGAGGAAATCGTCGACGAGGCGGACAAAACCCCGGACCGTCAGGCGCTGGCGAAACGCCTGTGGCGCTGGCGCTCGAAGCGCTATGGTTTGCTGGTGGACGAGATGGCGCAGCGGGAGCAGGAGGGCGAGGACCCCGAGGATCTGTTGCGCGAAGAGATCCGGCGGCAGCTGGATGAAGATGAGGCGGCGTCACCGACCTCGGATGCTGAGGCCGGCAGCACAAATAAAAATGCCAGGGGACGTGACGAGCAGTAA
- a CDS encoding 2OG-Fe(II) oxygenase codes for MDNIWQRGPDDHDPLDQIASALRETGYIVLSAPLPPALLGSLLRHFRSIDRARFQAAGIGREQEHQLNQFVRTDEIFWLDRSNPAVAAYLSWAETLRLGLNRRLFLGLFDYECHYARYNRGSYYKKHLDAFKGDTNRIVSTVLYLTPNWQPKDGGELQIYAPDSDTVIEKVAPRFGQMVIFLSEEFPHEVLTSHRPRYSVTGWFRVNNSLGETIDPAR; via the coding sequence GTGGACAACATTTGGCAACGCGGCCCCGACGACCACGACCCCCTCGACCAGATTGCCAGCGCACTGCGGGAGACCGGTTACATCGTATTGTCCGCACCATTGCCGCCGGCCTTACTGGGATCGCTGCTGCGGCATTTCCGCTCCATCGACCGCGCGCGTTTCCAGGCTGCAGGCATCGGCCGGGAGCAGGAGCACCAGCTCAACCAGTTTGTACGCACCGATGAAATTTTCTGGCTGGACCGAAGCAACCCGGCGGTTGCCGCCTATCTAAGCTGGGCGGAAACCCTGCGGCTGGGTTTGAACCGCCGGCTGTTCCTGGGATTGTTTGATTACGAGTGCCACTACGCCCGCTACAACCGCGGCAGCTACTACAAAAAGCACCTGGACGCATTCAAGGGCGACACCAACCGGATCGTGAGTACCGTGCTGTACCTCACCCCCAACTGGCAGCCCAAAGACGGTGGCGAGCTACAGATCTATGCCCCGGACAGCGATACGGTCATCGAAAAAGTCGCACCGCGTTTTGGGCAGATGGTGATTTTCCTTTCCGAGGAATTTCCCCACGAAGTGCTCACCAGCCACCGTCCGCGCTACAGCGTTACCGGCTGGTTCCGTGTGAACAATAGCCTGGGAGAGACCATCGACCCGGCGCGCTAG
- a CDS encoding SLC13 family permease, which produces MDWSGWFSLFLVFAVLATLIATRIQAHLVMMAALTLLSVTGILSPAEALSGFSNSGLITVAAMFVVAAGIHASGGIDMLVKHLLGRPGTVRAAMLRVFAPVVALSGYLNNTPVVATMIPALNAWAKRIDVAPSKLMIPLSYGAILGGTLTLIGTSTNLVVNGQYQAITGNEGFSLFSIAAVGLPAALVGIVFMLVFFPRWLPDRREQKPFGNLREFTLEVAIDSSGPLVGKTVEDAGLRGLRRVYLVEIDRAGQIIAPVRSEEVLRGGDRLVFAGDTEAISDLLRVRGIVPSDHHDEHDAQPSGVEERRLVEAVVSPHCEVIGRSIREADFRKRYGAAVLAVAREGQRVAGNLGSIKLKAGDSLLLEARPGFVLRQRYSKDFLLINDLEAESPRHEKGVTAWLILIAMVLAAGSGLISMLNASLIGAGAMLVTRCCSVAQAQKSLDLPVLITIAASFALGVALQKTGVAAVLAEGVISLSYGHPWLMLILVYLCVSLLTEMVTNNAAAIIMVPIVLQITAAAGLNPEPFMFAVMMAASASFATPLGYQTNLMVYGPGGYVFSDYLKVGIPMNLLIGAVTIAVLLTGWDLT; this is translated from the coding sequence ATGGATTGGTCTGGCTGGTTTTCCCTTTTTCTCGTTTTCGCCGTACTGGCCACACTGATCGCCACGCGCATTCAGGCCCACCTGGTGATGATGGCGGCACTCACCCTGTTGAGTGTCACTGGCATACTCTCGCCCGCAGAAGCCCTATCCGGTTTCAGTAACAGCGGCCTGATCACCGTGGCGGCCATGTTCGTGGTGGCCGCCGGCATCCACGCGTCTGGCGGCATCGACATGCTGGTGAAACACCTGCTGGGGCGCCCCGGTACGGTGCGCGCGGCCATGTTGCGGGTATTCGCCCCGGTGGTGGCACTGTCTGGCTACCTCAACAACACCCCGGTGGTCGCCACCATGATTCCCGCCCTCAACGCCTGGGCCAAGCGGATTGATGTCGCCCCTTCCAAGCTGATGATTCCCCTCAGTTACGGTGCCATCCTGGGCGGCACCCTCACCCTGATTGGCACCAGCACTAACCTGGTGGTTAACGGCCAGTACCAGGCCATTACCGGCAACGAGGGCTTCTCCCTGTTTTCCATCGCCGCCGTGGGGCTGCCCGCCGCGCTGGTGGGTATCGTGTTCATGCTGGTGTTCTTCCCCCGCTGGCTACCGGACAGACGCGAGCAGAAACCCTTCGGCAACCTGCGGGAATTCACCCTTGAGGTGGCCATCGACAGCAGCGGCCCGCTGGTTGGCAAGACGGTGGAAGACGCCGGCCTGCGCGGATTGCGCCGGGTGTATCTGGTGGAAATCGACCGCGCCGGCCAGATCATTGCCCCGGTGCGCTCGGAGGAAGTCCTGCGCGGCGGCGATCGGCTGGTGTTCGCCGGAGACACCGAAGCCATTTCCGACCTGCTGCGGGTGCGCGGCATTGTGCCCTCGGACCACCACGATGAACACGACGCGCAACCTTCCGGGGTGGAGGAGCGGCGACTGGTGGAAGCGGTGGTGTCGCCGCACTGCGAGGTGATTGGTCGAAGTATCCGCGAAGCCGATTTTCGCAAACGCTATGGCGCGGCGGTACTGGCGGTGGCCCGGGAAGGGCAGCGGGTAGCAGGCAATCTCGGCAGCATCAAACTAAAGGCGGGGGACTCCCTGTTGCTGGAAGCCCGCCCGGGCTTTGTGTTGCGCCAGCGCTACAGCAAAGATTTCCTGCTGATCAACGACCTGGAGGCGGAGAGCCCGCGGCACGAAAAAGGGGTCACCGCCTGGCTGATACTCATCGCCATGGTGCTCGCCGCGGGCAGCGGCCTGATCAGCATGCTGAATGCCTCGCTGATCGGTGCGGGCGCCATGCTCGTCACCCGCTGCTGCTCGGTGGCCCAGGCACAAAAAAGCCTCGACCTGCCGGTGCTGATCACCATCGCCGCGTCCTTTGCCCTGGGGGTTGCCCTGCAGAAAACCGGGGTGGCCGCGGTATTGGCCGAAGGCGTGATCTCGCTGTCTTATGGCCACCCCTGGCTGATGCTGATCCTGGTTTACCTGTGCGTCTCGCTGCTCACGGAAATGGTCACCAACAATGCGGCGGCCATTATCATGGTACCCATCGTGCTGCAGATTACTGCCGCCGCGGGCCTCAACCCGGAGCCGTTCATGTTCGCGGTGATGATGGCGGCCTCGGCGAGTTTCGCCACCCCGCTGGGCTACCAGACCAACCTGATGGTGTACGGTCCAGGCGGTTACGTGTTCTCCGATTACCTGAAAGTGGGCATTCCCATGAACCTGCTGATTGGCGCAGTGACGATTGCGGTGCTGCTCACCGGCTGGGACCTGACCTAG
- the gcvT gene encoding glycine cleavage system aminomethyltransferase GcvT — MGNKTALYDAHVAMGGKMVDFGGWDMPLHYGSQLDEHHKVRKGAGMFDVSHMTVVDVDGEGARDFLRTLLANDVAKLDGNPGKALYTGMLNDQGGVVDDLIVYLRDPGYRVVVNCATREKDLAWMNQQASAFEVTLSERPHLAMIAIQGPDAIDKVKDVMGIDWTAAIDGLKVFNSFARGDWFVARTGYTGEDGLEIMLNNEDAPGFWHALADAGVAPCGLGARDTLRLEAGMNLYGHEMDDDTSPLQANMAWTIAWEPQDRTFIGREALEQEKAAGVENKLVGLVLEERGVLRAGQQVVVDGTDRRGIITSGTFSPTLGFSIAMARVPVSVGDTAQVEIRNKLIPVRVVKPSFVRNGKSLV, encoded by the coding sequence ATGGGAAATAAAACCGCGCTTTACGATGCCCACGTTGCCATGGGCGGCAAAATGGTGGATTTCGGTGGCTGGGATATGCCGCTGCATTACGGTTCACAGCTCGACGAACACCACAAGGTGCGCAAGGGCGCGGGCATGTTCGATGTGTCCCATATGACCGTGGTGGATGTGGATGGCGAAGGCGCACGGGACTTCCTGCGCACGCTGCTGGCCAACGATGTGGCCAAGCTGGACGGCAACCCGGGCAAGGCGCTCTATACCGGTATGCTGAACGATCAGGGCGGTGTGGTGGATGACCTGATTGTCTACCTGCGCGATCCGGGCTACCGCGTGGTTGTAAACTGCGCCACTCGGGAAAAAGACCTGGCGTGGATGAACCAGCAGGCAAGCGCCTTTGAGGTGACCCTGAGCGAGCGTCCGCACCTGGCGATGATCGCCATCCAGGGGCCGGACGCGATCGACAAGGTGAAGGACGTAATGGGCATCGACTGGACGGCGGCGATCGACGGCCTCAAGGTGTTCAACAGTTTCGCGCGCGGTGACTGGTTCGTGGCGCGCACCGGCTATACCGGCGAAGACGGCCTCGAAATCATGCTCAACAACGAGGATGCCCCTGGCTTCTGGCACGCCCTGGCAGACGCCGGTGTGGCGCCCTGCGGGCTGGGAGCGCGCGATACCCTGCGCCTGGAAGCGGGTATGAACCTGTACGGCCATGAGATGGACGATGACACCTCGCCGTTGCAGGCCAACATGGCCTGGACCATTGCATGGGAACCGCAGGATCGCACGTTTATCGGCCGCGAGGCACTCGAGCAGGAAAAAGCTGCCGGTGTGGAGAACAAACTGGTGGGCCTGGTGTTGGAAGAGCGCGGTGTTCTGCGCGCCGGGCAGCAGGTTGTGGTGGACGGCACCGATCGCCGCGGTATCATCACCAGCGGCACCTTCTCCCCCACCCTGGGCTTCTCGATCGCCATGGCCCGGGTGCCGGTGAGTGTGGGAGATACCGCACAGGTAGAGATTCGCAACAAGCTGATCCCGGTGCGGGTGGTAAAACCGAGCTTTGTGCGCAACGGCAAGTCGCTGGTGTAA
- the gcvH gene encoding glycine cleavage system protein GcvH, which translates to MSEIRSELKYASSHEWARLEEDGTVTVGISDHAQDSLGDVVYVETPEVGQTLSAGEEAGVVESVKAASDIYAPISGEVIAVNEALEDEPETVNSSPYDDGWFFKVKPSDESELDKLLDADAYKAEADEG; encoded by the coding sequence ATGAGCGAGATTCGCAGCGAACTGAAATACGCCTCCAGCCACGAGTGGGCGCGCCTGGAAGAAGATGGCACCGTAACCGTGGGCATCAGCGACCACGCGCAGGACTCCCTGGGTGATGTGGTGTATGTGGAAACCCCGGAAGTAGGGCAGACCCTGTCCGCGGGTGAAGAGGCCGGTGTGGTTGAGTCGGTGAAAGCCGCTAGCGACATCTACGCGCCGATTTCCGGCGAAGTGATTGCGGTCAATGAAGCGCTGGAAGACGAGCCGGAAACCGTCAACTCCAGCCCGTACGACGATGGCTGGTTTTTCAAGGTCAAGCCGAGCGACGAGAGCGAGCTGGACAAGCTGCTGGACGCCGATGCGTACAAGGCGGAAGCGGACGAGGGCTAA
- the ptsP gene encoding phosphoenolpyruvate--protein phosphotransferase produces the protein MLDLLRSIVQEVNTARDLTTALDIIVRRVRTVMNTRVCSVYLRDKQSGNYVLMATEGLNQDAVGQVHLAPGEGLVGNVATREEPINLEHAEAHPAFQYFPATGEERYSAFLGTPIIHHRNVLGVLVVQQAERRRFDEGEEAFLVTLSAQLAGVIAHAEATGALINMGQQRSEAKFVGLAASPGIAIGRAHIVAPPANLATVPYACTMDVDAELKLFYQSLAAARDEIRDVGERLKNDLNKEERALFDAYISMLDDSSIAVEVCERIRQQLTASRAWAEVMLEHVRRFEAMSDSYFRERAADVRDLGARVLMHLRQQEHSLREYPDNTILIGEELTASVLADVPREKLAGLVSIKGSSNSHVSIIARAMGVPAVMGAQELPWEQIDGVDLVVDGYRGELHIHPSPELRRRYDAIVEEERELARNLDHLAKLPCETADGHRIRLWVNTGLMADVVRSLERGAEGVGLYRTEVPFLLRDRFPSEEEQREIYREQLQAFAPRPVTMRTLDIGGDKALTYFPIEETNPFLGWRGIRVTLDHPEIFLGQVRAMMKASLGLDNLRIMLPMISGVGELEAARKLVDRAYDELVDEGYAIQRPPLGIMIEVPSAVYQARELAKRVDFMSVGSNDLTQYLLAVDRNNSRVAGIYHSFHPAVLQALLQVVTAGHETSTKVGICGELAGDPGGALLLVAMGYDVLSMNATNLPRVKAALREINKSDLDRLLQQVLKMECPEQIEEKLRGYLQDLGIGGLVQPQQTEENSS, from the coding sequence TTGCTCGATTTACTGCGCAGTATCGTTCAGGAAGTAAACACCGCCCGGGATCTCACCACGGCGCTCGATATCATCGTGCGTCGGGTGCGGACGGTAATGAACACCCGCGTCTGCTCGGTCTACCTGCGCGATAAGCAATCCGGCAACTATGTCCTGATGGCCACCGAAGGCCTCAATCAGGATGCCGTCGGCCAGGTGCACCTGGCCCCCGGCGAGGGGCTGGTGGGTAACGTGGCCACCCGCGAAGAGCCGATCAACCTCGAACACGCCGAGGCCCACCCCGCATTCCAGTACTTCCCCGCCACCGGCGAGGAGCGCTACTCCGCGTTTCTCGGCACCCCCATCATCCATCACCGCAACGTACTCGGCGTACTCGTGGTGCAGCAGGCGGAGCGCCGCCGCTTTGACGAGGGTGAAGAGGCCTTTCTGGTCACCCTGTCGGCGCAGCTCGCCGGGGTCATCGCCCACGCCGAAGCCACCGGCGCACTTATCAATATGGGGCAGCAGCGTAGCGAGGCGAAGTTTGTCGGCCTCGCCGCCTCCCCGGGTATCGCCATCGGCCGCGCGCACATTGTTGCGCCGCCGGCCAACCTGGCGACCGTGCCTTACGCCTGCACCATGGACGTGGACGCCGAGCTCAAGCTGTTCTACCAGTCTCTGGCGGCCGCACGAGATGAGATCCGCGATGTAGGCGAGCGCCTGAAGAACGACCTGAACAAAGAAGAGCGCGCCCTGTTCGACGCCTATATCAGCATGCTTGACGACAGCTCCATCGCCGTTGAAGTGTGTGAGCGCATTCGCCAGCAGCTGACCGCCAGCCGCGCCTGGGCGGAAGTCATGCTGGAACATGTACGGCGCTTTGAGGCCATGTCGGATTCCTACTTCCGCGAGCGCGCCGCAGACGTACGCGACCTCGGTGCACGGGTGCTGATGCACCTGCGCCAGCAGGAACACAGCCTGCGCGAATACCCCGACAACACCATCCTGATCGGCGAAGAGCTCACCGCCTCGGTACTGGCGGATGTGCCGCGCGAAAAACTCGCCGGGCTGGTATCCATCAAAGGCTCGTCCAACAGCCACGTTTCCATTATTGCCCGCGCCATGGGCGTACCCGCGGTGATGGGGGCGCAGGAGCTGCCCTGGGAACAGATCGACGGCGTCGACCTGGTGGTAGATGGCTACCGCGGTGAGCTGCATATCCACCCCAGCCCGGAACTCAGGCGCCGCTACGATGCCATTGTGGAAGAGGAGCGCGAGCTGGCGCGCAACCTGGACCACCTTGCCAAGCTCCCCTGTGAAACCGCCGATGGCCACCGCATCCGCCTGTGGGTGAACACGGGCCTGATGGCAGACGTAGTACGCTCGCTGGAGCGCGGCGCCGAGGGCGTTGGCCTGTACCGCACCGAAGTGCCGTTTCTACTGCGCGACCGCTTCCCCTCGGAAGAGGAGCAGCGGGAAATTTACCGCGAACAGTTGCAGGCCTTCGCCCCGCGCCCGGTGACCATGCGCACCCTGGATATCGGTGGCGACAAGGCACTCACCTACTTCCCCATCGAGGAAACCAACCCCTTCCTGGGCTGGCGCGGCATCCGTGTCACCCTGGACCATCCGGAAATTTTCCTGGGGCAGGTGCGCGCCATGATGAAAGCGAGCCTGGGCCTCGACAACCTGCGCATCATGTTGCCGATGATCAGCGGCGTGGGCGAACTGGAAGCCGCGCGCAAACTCGTGGATCGTGCCTACGATGAACTGGTCGACGAAGGTTACGCCATCCAGCGCCCTCCGCTCGGCATCATGATCGAGGTGCCCTCGGCGGTGTACCAGGCGCGGGAACTGGCCAAGCGAGTCGATTTCATGTCGGTGGGCAGCAACGACCTGACCCAGTACCTGCTGGCCGTGGATCGCAACAACAGCCGCGTGGCGGGTATCTACCACAGTTTCCATCCGGCGGTGCTGCAGGCGCTGTTGCAGGTGGTGACCGCGGGCCATGAAACCAGCACCAAGGTAGGCATTTGCGGCGAGCTCGCGGGCGATCCGGGCGGTGCACTGCTGCTCGTTGCCATGGGTTACGACGTGCTCTCCATGAACGCCACCAACCTGCCGCGGGTAAAAGCCGCTCTGCGGGAAATCAATAAATCGGATCTGGACCGCCTGTTACAGCAGGTACTGAAAATGGAATGCCCGGAACAGATTGAGGAAAAACTGCGCGGGTATTTACAGGATCTGGGCATAGGCGGGCTGGTGCAGCCACAGCAGACAGAAGAGAACTCCAGCTAG
- the rppH gene encoding RNA pyrophosphohydrolase, with translation MDSEGFRPNVGIIVLNERGQALWARRVGGKDAWQFPQGGINPGEAPEQALYRELYEEVGLTRSQVTLLASTRGWLRYRLPQRLVRRRSEPLCIGQKQKWYLLQLNAEESNISFNNGYKPEFDHWRWVSYWHPLTKVVTFKREVYRRALTELAPTQLQLERRWLQRDQ, from the coding sequence ATCGACAGTGAGGGCTTTCGCCCCAACGTCGGCATCATTGTCCTGAACGAGCGCGGCCAGGCCCTCTGGGCGCGCAGGGTAGGCGGCAAAGACGCTTGGCAGTTCCCCCAGGGCGGCATCAACCCCGGTGAGGCTCCCGAACAGGCACTCTATCGCGAGCTCTACGAAGAGGTGGGCCTCACCCGCAGCCAGGTTACCCTGCTCGCCAGCACCCGCGGCTGGCTGCGCTACCGGCTGCCCCAGCGGCTGGTACGGCGCCGCTCGGAACCACTCTGTATCGGGCAAAAACAAAAGTGGTATTTGTTGCAGCTGAATGCTGAGGAAAGCAACATCAGCTTCAACAATGGCTACAAACCGGAATTTGATCACTGGCGATGGGTGAGTTACTGGCACCCTTTGACCAAAGTGGTGACCTTCAAGCGGGAGGTCTACCGGCGCGCGCTCACCGAGCTGGCGCCCACACAATTACAATTGGAAAGACGCTGGCTGCAGCGCGACCAGTAA